A region from the Rosa rugosa chromosome 6, drRosRugo1.1, whole genome shotgun sequence genome encodes:
- the LOC133718429 gene encoding Golgi SNAP receptor complex member 1-2 → MTDSNLELQESGWEELRREARKIEGDLDVKLSSYAKLGARFTQGGGYVESGSPPVGSSRSWKSMEMEIQSLLEKLLDINDSMSRCAASATPATSVTQKLARHRDILHEFTQEFRRIKGNINSLREHAELLTSVRDDISEYKASGSMSPRMQILRERAAIHGSVSHIDEVISQAQTTRAVLGSQRALFGDVQGKVKNLSDKFPVIRGVLGSIKRRRSRDTIILSAVIAACTLFLIIYWLSK, encoded by the exons aTGACGGATTCGAATCTGGAGCTACAGGAATCGGGGTGGGAGGAGCTGAGGAGAGAGGCCCGCAAGATCGAGGGAGATCTTGACGTCAAGCTTTCTTCTTATGCTAAACTCGGAGCTCGGTTCACACAAGGAGGAG GTTATGTGGAATCTGGGTCACCACCTGTTGGGTCCAGCAGGTCATGGAAGTCTATGGAAATGGAAATCCAGTCTTTGCTCGAGAAGCTATTGGATATAAATGATTCAATGAGCCGATGTGCTGCTTCTGCTACACCAGCTACTTCTGTTACACAGAAGCTAGCAAGGCATAGAGACATACTTCATGAGTTTACTCAG GAGTTCAGACGAATCAAAGGGAACATAAATTCATTGAGGGAACATGCGGAGCTTCTAACTTCTGTCAGGGATGACATTAGCGAGTACAAG GCATCTGGGAGTATGTCTCCAAGAATGCAAATACTACGGGAGAGAGCTGCTATCCATGGAAGTGTATCTCAT ATAGATGAGGTGATCAGTCAGGCTCAAACAACAAGGGCAGTCTTGGGCTCTCAAAGGGCTTTGTTTGGAGATGTTCAAGGCAAAGTGAAGAATCTAAGTGACAAGTTCCCTGTTATCCGTGGCGTACTTG GTTCAATTAAAAGGAGGCGATCCAGAGACACAATTATTCTGTCTGCAGTCATTGCAGCTTGTACCTTGTTTCTTATCATCTACTGGCTTTCAAAATAG